A genomic window from Diceros bicornis minor isolate mBicDic1 chromosome 35, mDicBic1.mat.cur, whole genome shotgun sequence includes:
- the PEBP1 gene encoding phosphatidylethanolamine-binding protein 1: MPVDLSKWSGPLSLQEVDEKPQHPLQVKYAGAEIDELGKVLTPTQVKNRPTSIAWDGLDPGKLYTLVMTDPDAPSRKDPKYREWHHFLVVNMKGNDISSGTVLSDYVGSGPPKGTGLHRYVWLVYEQDKPLRCDEPILSNRSGDHRGKFKVASFRKKYQLGSPVAGTCYQAEWDDYVPKLYEQLSGK; encoded by the exons ATGCCGGTGGACCTCAGCAAGTGGTCCGGGCCCTTGAGCCTGCAGGAAGTGGACGAGAAGCCGCAGCACCCGCTGCAGGTCAAATACGCCGGGGCAGAGATCGACGAGCTGGGCAAAGTGCTGACGCCCACCCAG GTTAAGAACCGGCCCACCAGCATTGCCTGGGATGGCCTTGATCCAGGTAAACTCTACACCTTGGTCATGACAGACCCGGATGCTCCCAGCCGGAAGGACCCCAAATACAG GGAATGGCACCATTTTCTGGTGGTCAACATGAAGGGCAATGACATCAGCAGTGGCACGGTCCTTTCTGATTATGTGGGCTCTGGGCCTCCCAAGGGCACAG GCCTTCATCGCTACGTCTGGCTGGTTTATGAGCAGGACAAGCCGCTGAGGTGTGATGAACCCATTCTCAGCAACCGATCTGGAGACCACCGTGGCAAATTCAAGGTGGCGTCTTTCCGCAAAAAGTACCAGCTTGGGTCCCCGGTGGCTGGCACATGTTACCAGGCTGAATGGGATGACTATGTGCCCAAACTCTATGAGCAGCTGTCTGGGAAGTAG